One segment of Thermococcus sp. AM4 DNA contains the following:
- the cysS gene encoding cysteine--tRNA ligase: MAIRIYNTLTRQKEEFKPLREGEVRMYVCGPTVYDYPHLGHARTYIAFDVIRRYLEHRGYTVLMVMNFTDIDDKIIKRANETGEDPKELAERFLRIFLEDMKALKVKPADVYPRVTEHMDEIINFVKKLEEKGYAYEGSDGVYFEVRKFKDYGKLSKIKLEDLVKGARVEPGEGKRNPEDFALWKKAKPGEPKWESPWGEGRPGWHIECSTMSSKYLGESFDIHGGGNDLIFPHHENEIAQSEACFGHEWVHYWMHTGFLMVNGEKMSKSLGNFVTVRELLKRYDPEVIRLFVLQRHYRSPLDYSEEGIEHAKNNLERLYNTLENIRVAMGRAEISFRWDEPEFRVYEAIRDARRKFYEAMDDDFNTAEALKAVFEVSNAINRYLTEVETPKESILRKAWEFFRDVGEVFGLFEDYFKEQRAGNEEALIDLLIEVRAQLRKERKFDLADRIRDELRKLGIQLEDTPQGTVWKRIKV, translated from the coding sequence ATGGCGATTAGGATATACAACACCCTCACGAGGCAGAAGGAGGAGTTCAAACCGCTCCGCGAAGGCGAGGTTAGAATGTACGTCTGCGGCCCAACGGTTTACGATTACCCCCATCTCGGCCACGCGAGAACTTACATTGCCTTCGACGTCATAAGGCGCTACCTTGAGCACAGGGGCTATACGGTTCTCATGGTGATGAACTTCACGGACATAGACGATAAAATCATCAAGCGCGCCAACGAGACAGGGGAAGACCCAAAGGAGCTCGCGGAGCGCTTTTTGAGGATTTTCCTCGAGGACATGAAGGCCTTAAAGGTCAAGCCGGCCGACGTTTACCCGCGCGTCACCGAGCACATGGACGAGATAATCAACTTCGTGAAGAAGCTGGAGGAGAAGGGCTACGCCTACGAAGGCTCTGACGGCGTTTACTTCGAGGTCAGGAAGTTCAAAGATTATGGAAAGCTGAGCAAGATAAAACTCGAGGACCTCGTGAAGGGCGCGCGCGTCGAGCCTGGAGAGGGCAAGAGGAACCCCGAGGACTTCGCCCTCTGGAAGAAGGCCAAGCCCGGCGAGCCCAAGTGGGAGAGCCCCTGGGGAGAGGGGAGGCCCGGCTGGCACATAGAGTGCTCCACGATGAGCAGCAAATACCTCGGCGAGAGCTTCGACATCCACGGCGGAGGAAACGACCTCATCTTTCCCCATCATGAAAACGAGATAGCCCAGAGCGAGGCCTGCTTCGGCCACGAGTGGGTTCACTACTGGATGCACACCGGCTTCCTGATGGTGAACGGCGAGAAGATGAGCAAAAGTTTAGGCAACTTCGTAACCGTTAGAGAACTCCTCAAGCGCTACGACCCGGAGGTAATCAGGCTCTTCGTTCTCCAGAGGCACTACCGCTCGCCCCTCGACTACAGCGAAGAAGGTATAGAGCACGCCAAGAACAACCTTGAGAGGCTTTACAACACTCTCGAAAACATCCGCGTGGCGATGGGGCGGGCGGAAATATCCTTCCGCTGGGACGAGCCCGAGTTCAGGGTCTACGAGGCCATAAGAGACGCGAGGAGGAAGTTCTACGAGGCCATGGACGACGACTTCAACACGGCCGAGGCTTTGAAGGCGGTCTTCGAGGTCAGCAACGCTATCAATAGATACCTTACCGAGGTCGAGACACCAAAGGAGAGCATCCTCAGGAAGGCGTGGGAGTTCTTCAGAGATGTTGGCGAGGTCTTCGGCCTGTTCGAGGACTACTTCAAGGAGCAGAGGGCCGGAAACGAAGAGGCCTTGATAGACCTACTCATCGAGGTCCGCGCCCAGCTCAGGAAGGAGAGGAAGTTCGACTTGGCCGACAGAATCAGGGACGAGCTGAGGAAGCTCGGAATCCAGCTGGAGGACACACCGCAGGGGACGGTCTGGAAGAGGATTAAGGTCTGA
- a CDS encoding cyclic nucleotide-binding/CBS domain-containing protein — MAEISVGQIVKRKAIIVKPDDTVHKVAKILARNRVGSAVVVENDEIVGVVTDRDILDKVVAKGKDPKKVKVKDIMTQNPVTIEDDYSISDAIDRMMEKGIRRLLVTRLGRPLGFVTAADLLSALNAYNHEEEEVEEETEVYGICEICGQYGPLYRVYIEGEEKWVCEACKDSLNL; from the coding sequence TTGGCAGAGATCAGCGTGGGTCAGATCGTCAAGAGGAAGGCCATCATTGTAAAGCCCGACGACACCGTTCACAAAGTTGCCAAGATCCTCGCCCGGAACAGGGTGGGGAGCGCGGTGGTCGTGGAGAACGACGAGATAGTCGGAGTTGTAACCGATCGCGACATTCTGGACAAAGTCGTTGCCAAGGGGAAAGACCCGAAGAAGGTCAAGGTTAAGGACATAATGACCCAGAACCCCGTGACGATTGAAGACGATTACAGCATCTCCGACGCGATAGACAGGATGATGGAAAAGGGCATCAGAAGGCTACTCGTTACAAGACTTGGAAGGCCCCTCGGTTTCGTTACCGCCGCGGATCTGCTCTCTGCACTGAACGCGTACAACCACGAGGAGGAGGAAGTCGAGGAAGAGACCGAAGTCTACGGAATATGCGAAATATGCGGCCAGTACGGACCCCTATACCGGGTGTATATCGAAGGAGAGGAGAAGTGGGTCTGCGAGGCCTGCAAGGACAGCCTCAACCTCTAG
- the mrtA gene encoding CPBP family archaeomyxosortase MrtA — translation MGLRRNPYVLFAVLLPLSFVPRFFDGSLERWALWLVLWYLLVPLAVSLVLGFRPSDVGLRFPDDNWRVFFAFLGLAVVMSFAGLAVPSMVAYYPNFVYSSWMGFLWKELVIGVVMLAHEAFFRGFLLFPLASERKWAAILAQDIPYALVHLGKPAVEIPYSFLAGILFGWMDLRGRSFLQSFLLHWLGSAFFDVLCALVKAGML, via the coding sequence ATGGGCCTGCGGAGAAACCCCTACGTTCTGTTCGCTGTTCTTCTCCCCCTATCCTTCGTTCCCAGGTTTTTTGACGGTTCCCTTGAGAGATGGGCCCTCTGGCTCGTTTTGTGGTACCTTCTCGTCCCCCTGGCAGTTTCTCTGGTTCTCGGTTTCAGGCCCTCCGATGTTGGACTAAGGTTTCCCGACGATAACTGGAGGGTTTTCTTCGCCTTTCTCGGCCTGGCGGTTGTTATGAGCTTTGCCGGTCTCGCGGTGCCCTCAATGGTGGCCTACTACCCGAACTTTGTCTATTCAAGCTGGATGGGGTTTCTATGGAAGGAGCTCGTCATAGGCGTCGTCATGTTGGCCCACGAGGCTTTCTTCAGGGGATTTCTGCTCTTTCCCCTCGCATCCGAGAGGAAGTGGGCGGCGATCCTCGCCCAGGACATCCCCTATGCCCTCGTCCACCTCGGAAAGCCGGCGGTTGAGATCCCCTATTCCTTTCTCGCCGGGATACTCTTCGGCTGGATGGACCTCCGGGGGAGAAGCTTCCTCCAGAGCTTTCTCCTGCACTGGCTCGGTTCGGCATTCTTCGACGTCCTCTGTGCGCTTGTGAAAGCTGGAATGCTTTAG
- a CDS encoding transcriptional regulator: MGEGKIIEISDETAKLLAQIITNEKALAILHAIEDEPKSLTQIAEELGFPLSTVSYHIDRMLKVGLVEVAGKKYGKKLQEVKLYRASNKPILIVPRREAPKVTKKLSAFEKLHVISLSVASIVSLLVYKVLERFAGTRVVGTLSTNNTSAVELNAVKSNVTTTPGRFIPGSVSQVSPNVTSNTTIVSPTTPVKNVTHNAQGGDLALLGAVLAFAVVFAVTYLLLRRKRF; encoded by the coding sequence GTGGGCGAGGGGAAGATTATAGAGATCAGCGATGAGACCGCAAAGCTTTTGGCCCAGATCATAACGAACGAGAAGGCCTTAGCTATTCTGCATGCCATTGAGGACGAGCCGAAGTCCCTGACCCAGATCGCGGAGGAACTTGGGTTCCCCCTATCCACGGTGAGCTACCACATAGACAGAATGCTAAAAGTTGGCCTTGTGGAAGTGGCCGGAAAGAAGTACGGCAAGAAACTCCAGGAGGTTAAACTTTACCGGGCCTCCAACAAGCCAATTCTCATCGTGCCGAGAAGGGAGGCGCCGAAGGTCACGAAGAAGCTGTCCGCCTTCGAGAAACTCCACGTGATAAGCCTTAGCGTTGCCTCGATAGTTTCGCTCCTCGTTTACAAGGTTTTAGAAAGGTTCGCTGGAACAAGGGTCGTTGGAACCCTTTCCACGAACAACACCTCTGCAGTTGAGCTTAACGCGGTTAAATCAAACGTCACGACGACCCCCGGGAGGTTTATTCCGGGTTCAGTCTCTCAGGTTTCACCGAACGTGACGAGTAACACAACCATCGTTTCCCCTACAACTCCCGTGAAAAATGTTACACACAACGCCCAAGGGGGCGATCTGGCCCTGCTCGGCGCGGTTCTAGCCTTTGCGGTGGTCTTTGCCGTGACGTACCTTCTCCTGAGGAGGAAACGTTTTTAA
- a CDS encoding P-loop NTPase fold protein, producing the protein MSEFIPQIIPDVPVEDSFKDYVTIVSEIITNSEPPRFTIGVFGGWGIGKTSFLKSLEKHLNDNQKNIVVVFFNAWRYERENHYATLPLLKSIYFALKNWESKNSSLRETTKEKLRKTLRVIEGIIKNTQIGFGVPGTPVSISTGFGGSFDSEKENVEILSEISPEKNIYYDVLRYLEDAIKELRTDNPKFRIVVLVDDLDRCAPDKAIEILNSIKIFLDIEGIIYVIALNPYVTKALLQKYYEKVGYSEEYSSEDYLSKFFQVRINLPEWDKEEIAEKIIDDIFKKTKLSYEVTTERLNKIRTKIVNALEESLTPREIKRFLNTFILRYALAKSINKKEKLGIKSDELLEIVLDMSIIDYLWHELVSYLEKGSEEEFSQLQGIVKKEDTNLSDYDFDLKEEDIEKLRDLLGDSPLFKQEYPVIKKILKIRSTIGKDTQEDESIFLDVPFSTIKKHIDYENLHSLAFTHTLNLLSKHYGHNNILIEPVIKGADRKRIRPDIIVMTEYGYILVEIKIAHSRRNLDMVLRKFLDIHNSAPRYLGKPLEKTVVVLYGLDSKVFRYLHGKILSPPLSAKVEITRNLDAIKDERTKGKLVIILQSIEEVTQTENYQDILK; encoded by the coding sequence ATGTCCGAATTCATTCCTCAGATAATACCTGATGTGCCTGTAGAAGATTCCTTTAAGGACTATGTTACAATAGTATCAGAGATAATAACCAATAGCGAGCCTCCGAGGTTTACAATTGGGGTCTTTGGAGGGTGGGGTATAGGAAAAACATCCTTTCTAAAGTCCCTTGAAAAACATTTGAATGACAATCAAAAGAATATTGTAGTTGTTTTTTTTAATGCATGGAGATACGAGCGTGAGAATCACTATGCAACGCTTCCATTATTGAAGTCTATTTATTTTGCACTCAAAAACTGGGAATCAAAGAACTCATCTCTTAGGGAAACTACTAAAGAGAAACTAAGGAAGACTCTTAGAGTCATAGAAGGAATCATTAAAAATACACAAATAGGATTTGGCGTACCTGGAACCCCCGTATCAATTTCAACTGGCTTTGGAGGTTCTTTTGATTCTGAAAAAGAAAACGTGGAGATACTCTCGGAGATTTCTCCCGAGAAAAATATTTATTATGATGTACTCAGGTACTTAGAAGATGCCATTAAAGAACTTAGGACAGACAATCCCAAGTTTAGAATAGTAGTACTTGTTGATGACTTAGACAGGTGTGCTCCTGATAAAGCTATAGAAATCTTAAATTCAATAAAAATATTCTTGGATATTGAAGGGATTATATATGTGATTGCATTAAATCCATATGTCACAAAAGCTCTCCTACAGAAGTATTATGAAAAAGTTGGATACTCTGAGGAATATTCATCAGAAGATTATCTTAGTAAATTCTTCCAAGTTCGGATAAACCTTCCAGAATGGGACAAAGAAGAAATCGCAGAAAAGATAATTGATGATATATTTAAAAAGACAAAGTTAAGCTATGAAGTAACTACCGAAAGACTCAATAAGATACGAACAAAAATTGTTAATGCTCTAGAGGAATCTCTAACTCCACGAGAGATAAAAAGATTTCTAAATACTTTTATATTAAGATATGCTCTTGCAAAGAGCATTAACAAAAAAGAAAAACTTGGAATTAAGAGCGATGAGTTGTTGGAAATAGTCTTAGACATGAGTATCATTGACTATCTGTGGCATGAACTAGTTAGTTATCTTGAAAAAGGTAGCGAGGAAGAATTTTCCCAACTACAGGGAATCGTTAAGAAAGAAGATACTAATTTAAGCGATTATGATTTTGATCTTAAAGAGGAAGATATTGAAAAACTAAGAGATCTACTAGGAGACTCTCCTCTATTCAAGCAAGAATATCCCGTGATAAAAAAGATATTAAAAATCAGATCTACAATAGGAAAAGATACTCAAGAGGATGAGAGCATATTTCTCGATGTGCCCTTTAGTACTATCAAAAAACACATTGACTATGAAAATCTCCATTCATTAGCATTTACGCATACCCTTAATCTATTATCAAAACATTATGGTCATAACAACATACTAATTGAACCTGTAATTAAGGGTGCAGACCGGAAAAGAATTAGGCCAGACATTATTGTAATGACTGAGTATGGATACATACTAGTTGAGATTAAAATTGCTCACAGTAGACGCAATCTTGACATGGTACTCCGCAAGTTCCTTGACATCCATAATAGCGCACCAAGATACTTAGGAAAACCCCTTGAAAAAACTGTAGTAGTGTTATATGGTTTAGATTCCAAAGTATTCCGCTATCTTCATGGAAAAATATTATCGCCCCCACTATCCGCCAAAGTTGAGATAACTAGGAATCTTGATGCCATAAAGGATGAGAGAACAAAAGGTAAGCTGGTTATCATTCTCCAATCAATTGAAGAAGTCACGCAAACTGAAAATTACCAAGATATTTTAAAATAA
- the albA gene encoding DNA-binding protein Alba yields the protein MAEEHVVYIGKKPVMNYVLAVITQFNEGAKEVTVKARGRAISRAVDVAEIVRNRFLPEVRVKEIKIGTEELPTADGRTANTSTIEIVLEKP from the coding sequence ATGGCTGAGGAGCACGTCGTCTACATCGGAAAGAAGCCGGTTATGAACTACGTCCTGGCCGTTATAACCCAGTTCAACGAGGGTGCCAAGGAGGTCACCGTTAAGGCTCGCGGTAGGGCTATCAGCAGGGCCGTTGACGTCGCCGAGATCGTCAGGAACAGGTTCCTCCCAGAGGTCAGGGTTAAGGAGATCAAGATCGGCACCGAGGAGCTTCCGACCGCCGACGGCAGGACCGCCAACACCTCGACCATCGAGATCGTTCTCGAGAAGCCGTGA
- a CDS encoding RuvB-like domain-containing protein: MHSHIKGLGLDENGRAKFIADGMVGQVKAREAAGIAVELIKRGKLAGKGILLVGPTGSGKTAIAMGIARELGEDVPFVQIAGSEIYSAEVNKTEFLKQAMRRAIGVRISEERKVYEGEVKKIEIRRTRHPFNPYVEIPESVIITLRTRDDEKTIRAGREIAYQLMELGVEEGDVIQIDAETGKVSKVGTTKEEEGLFFKRKVSLPSGPVLKIKEFTYTVTLHDLDVANARGNIFGLLFSTGAEISDDVRRRVDETVKSWIEEGRATLVPGVLFIDEVHMLDIEAFSFLARAMESELAPILILATNRGRTKIRGTDIEAPHGIPVDMLDRLLIINTEPYKKEEIREIVKIRAREEKIEVSEEAIEYLAELGEKTSLRYAVQLLAPASVLAKGGRVEREHVEKAKEYFADLRRSIEFVEKLEGMLH; this comes from the coding sequence ATGCACTCCCACATAAAGGGCCTCGGCCTCGATGAGAACGGAAGGGCCAAGTTCATCGCCGACGGCATGGTCGGCCAGGTTAAGGCGAGGGAAGCGGCCGGAATAGCGGTCGAGCTCATAAAGCGCGGAAAGCTCGCCGGCAAGGGAATCCTCCTCGTCGGCCCGACCGGGAGCGGTAAAACGGCGATAGCGATGGGTATAGCGAGGGAGCTCGGCGAGGACGTTCCCTTCGTCCAGATAGCGGGAAGCGAGATTTATTCCGCTGAAGTCAACAAGACGGAGTTCCTCAAGCAGGCCATGAGACGGGCGATAGGCGTTAGAATCAGCGAGGAGAGGAAGGTCTACGAGGGCGAGGTCAAGAAGATTGAGATAAGGCGCACGAGGCACCCGTTCAACCCCTACGTCGAGATTCCGGAGAGCGTCATCATAACCCTCCGCACGAGGGACGACGAGAAGACGATAAGGGCCGGCAGGGAGATAGCCTACCAGCTCATGGAGCTCGGCGTTGAGGAAGGCGACGTCATACAGATTGACGCCGAAACGGGCAAGGTCTCGAAGGTCGGGACGACGAAGGAGGAAGAGGGGCTCTTCTTCAAGCGCAAGGTCAGCCTTCCGAGCGGTCCGGTGCTCAAGATAAAGGAGTTCACCTACACCGTTACGCTCCACGACCTTGACGTTGCCAACGCCCGCGGAAACATCTTCGGCCTGCTATTCAGCACTGGGGCGGAGATAAGCGACGACGTCAGGAGGCGCGTCGACGAGACTGTTAAGAGCTGGATTGAAGAGGGAAGGGCAACGCTTGTTCCTGGAGTGCTCTTCATAGACGAGGTTCACATGCTCGACATCGAGGCATTCTCGTTCCTTGCGAGGGCCATGGAGAGCGAGCTCGCGCCGATTCTCATCCTGGCCACCAACAGGGGAAGGACGAAGATAAGGGGCACCGACATCGAGGCCCCGCACGGAATCCCAGTTGACATGCTCGACAGGTTGCTCATAATCAACACCGAACCTTACAAGAAAGAGGAAATCAGGGAGATAGTCAAGATTCGCGCGAGGGAGGAGAAGATTGAGGTGAGCGAGGAGGCCATAGAGTACCTCGCGGAGCTCGGCGAGAAGACCAGCCTGCGCTACGCGGTCCAGCTCCTCGCCCCGGCGAGTGTCTTGGCCAAGGGCGGAAGGGTCGAGAGGGAGCACGTTGAAAAGGCCAAGGAGTACTTCGCCGACCTCAGGAGGAGCATCGAGTTCGTCGAGAAGCTCGAGGGAATGCTGCATTGA
- the purB gene encoding adenylosuccinate lyase, whose translation MAVHPIDYRYGSEEMRRIWDEENKLQKLLDVEAALARAHAKLGNIPEESARVISERASTEWVKLERVKEIEAEIHHDIMAVVKALSEVCGEDGKYVHLGATSNDIIDTANALLIKESLELIERYLRELRDVLMKLAEEHKYTVCIGRTHGQHAVPTTYGMKFALWLDEVQRHLERLEELKKRVLVGKMRGAVGTAASFGENALEIERLVMEDLGLKPALITNQLVPRDLYAELMMFLALVASTLDKIGLEIRNLQRTEILEVSEPFGKKQVGSSTMPHKRNPIRTEKVCGLARVIYSNVIPALLNNPLWHERDLTNSSVERVILPESFVLLDEMLRVTIRVLKGLEFFPENIERNLYMTHNLIMAEPLMLKLAEKGMGRQEAHELVRQLAMKAFEEGGDFLEVVKESEEVRKYLSEEDLASLRPENYIGVAPQIVDNVLRYVRERL comes from the coding sequence ATGGCCGTTCATCCGATTGACTACCGCTACGGGAGCGAGGAGATGAGGCGCATCTGGGACGAGGAGAACAAGCTTCAAAAGCTCCTCGACGTTGAGGCGGCCTTGGCGAGGGCCCACGCGAAGCTCGGCAACATTCCCGAGGAAAGTGCCCGCGTGATTTCCGAGAGGGCCAGCACTGAGTGGGTGAAACTCGAACGCGTCAAGGAGATAGAGGCCGAAATACACCACGACATAATGGCCGTCGTCAAGGCCTTAAGCGAGGTCTGCGGCGAGGACGGGAAGTACGTCCACCTCGGCGCGACCTCCAACGACATAATCGACACCGCCAACGCACTCCTCATAAAGGAGAGCCTCGAGCTCATCGAGCGCTACCTTAGGGAGCTCCGCGACGTTCTCATGAAACTCGCCGAGGAGCACAAGTACACCGTCTGCATCGGCAGGACCCACGGACAGCACGCGGTTCCAACAACTTACGGCATGAAGTTCGCCCTCTGGCTCGACGAGGTTCAGAGACACCTTGAGAGGCTTGAAGAGCTCAAGAAGCGCGTTCTCGTTGGCAAGATGCGTGGTGCCGTTGGAACTGCCGCTTCATTCGGGGAGAATGCCCTCGAGATTGAGAGGCTCGTCATGGAGGACCTTGGCCTTAAGCCAGCGCTGATAACCAACCAGCTCGTTCCGAGGGACTTATACGCCGAGCTGATGATGTTTTTGGCCTTGGTTGCATCAACCCTCGATAAAATCGGCCTTGAGATTAGAAACCTCCAGAGGACGGAAATCCTTGAGGTAAGCGAGCCATTTGGAAAGAAGCAGGTGGGCTCTTCGACGATGCCCCACAAGAGGAACCCGATAAGGACGGAGAAGGTCTGCGGTCTGGCGAGGGTTATCTACTCGAACGTTATCCCCGCGCTGCTCAACAATCCGCTGTGGCACGAGAGGGACCTTACGAACTCCTCCGTCGAGCGCGTTATTCTGCCCGAGAGCTTCGTTCTCCTCGACGAGATGCTCCGCGTCACAATTCGCGTTCTCAAGGGCCTTGAATTCTTCCCGGAGAACATCGAGCGCAACCTCTACATGACTCACAACCTCATAATGGCCGAGCCGCTGATGCTGAAGCTCGCCGAGAAGGGCATGGGCAGGCAGGAGGCGCACGAGCTCGTTAGGCAATTGGCCATGAAGGCCTTTGAGGAGGGAGGGGACTTCCTTGAGGTCGTGAAGGAGAGCGAGGAAGTTAGGAAGTACCTGAGCGAGGAAGATTTAGCCTCGCTGAGACCCGAGAATTACATCGGTGTTGCTCCTCAGATAGTTGACAACGTGCTTCGCTACGTTCGCGAGCGTTTATGA
- a CDS encoding peptidylprolyl isomerase, whose translation MVKVEKGDVIRLRYTGRIKETGEIFDTTEEEIAKQAGIYKENGVYGPVPIAVGAGHVIKGLDEQLEGLEVGKKYEIIVPPEKGFGKRDPKLIKVFTLGQFRRQGIIPFPGMPVEIEGEGGRKIKGRVLTVSGGRVRVDFNHPYAGKHLVYEVEIVEKVEDPIEKVKAMIELRLPRIDASKVVIEVGEKDVTINFTPVLEEIDKNTLVLGEILLESDLKFLGYEEVTFKPSVEELLKPPEEAAEENVEENVEEQEETEEVLAETVQEEKAESDETGEVKEETENKAEPTEEIVGENEAGEATAPEDDEKTGQ comes from the coding sequence ATGGTCAAGGTCGAGAAGGGAGACGTCATAAGGCTCCGCTACACCGGAAGGATTAAGGAAACCGGCGAGATTTTCGACACCACAGAGGAGGAAATAGCCAAGCAGGCTGGCATTTACAAGGAGAACGGCGTTTACGGCCCCGTTCCGATAGCTGTTGGGGCAGGCCACGTTATAAAGGGGCTTGATGAGCAGCTCGAGGGCCTCGAGGTTGGTAAGAAGTACGAGATCATCGTTCCGCCCGAGAAAGGCTTTGGAAAGCGCGATCCGAAGCTCATAAAGGTCTTTACCCTCGGACAGTTCAGGAGGCAGGGCATAATCCCGTTCCCAGGAATGCCGGTCGAGATTGAGGGTGAGGGCGGCAGGAAGATTAAGGGAAGGGTTCTCACAGTCAGCGGGGGCCGCGTCCGCGTTGACTTCAACCATCCCTACGCCGGCAAGCACCTCGTCTACGAGGTCGAGATAGTGGAGAAGGTTGAGGACCCGATAGAGAAAGTTAAGGCAATGATCGAGCTCCGCCTCCCGAGGATTGACGCCAGCAAGGTCGTCATCGAGGTGGGCGAGAAGGACGTCACGATAAACTTCACGCCCGTTCTTGAGGAAATCGATAAGAACACCCTCGTCCTCGGCGAGATACTCCTCGAGAGCGACCTCAAGTTCCTGGGTTACGAGGAGGTAACCTTCAAGCCCAGTGTTGAGGAGCTCCTCAAGCCTCCGGAGGAAGCCGCCGAGGAGAACGTTGAAGAGAATGTTGAGGAGCAAGAGGAGACTGAAGAGGTGCTCGCTGAGACCGTCCAAGAGGAGAAGGCCGAGAGCGATGAGACCGGTGAAGTCAAAGAAGAGACCGAAAATAAGGCAGAGCCCACCGAAGAGATCGTTGGGGAGAACGAAGCGGGTGAAGCAACCGCACCTGAGGATGACGAGAAGACGGGGCAGTGA
- a CDS encoding type II toxin-antitoxin system HicA family toxin, translating into MKRRELQKALRKKGFIEKEGGRHTKYILTENGKKKRVMTILSRGKDKEELGPALVKRIMKQLHFDDPKKFDDFVKCPMNYEEYLNMLHEKGVI; encoded by the coding sequence ATGAAACGAAGAGAACTCCAGAAAGCCCTGCGAAAGAAGGGCTTCATCGAAAAGGAAGGCGGCCGGCACACCAAGTACATCCTGACCGAGAACGGCAAGAAAAAGCGCGTGATGACAATTCTCAGTCGAGGGAAAGACAAAGAGGAACTCGGGCCGGCCCTCGTGAAGAGAATCATGAAACAACTCCACTTCGACGACCCCAAGAAGTTCGACGACTTCGTGAAATGCCCCATGAACTACGAGGAATACCTCAACATGCTCCATGAGAAAGGAGTAATCTAA
- the pyk gene encoding pyruvate kinase, whose amino-acid sequence MRLPSHKTKIIATIGPASNDRRTIESLIKAGMSVARLNFSHGTFEEHEKVIKRIREASKKLGRRVAILGDLPGVKIRVGKLLEGKVELRRNQTVTLTVEDVEGMEGIIPVEFKDFPKLVSPGDTIYLSDGFIVLRVVKVTEKEVICKVVVGGTLYSHKGINVPNARIPLEAVTERDFEILEFMIENDVDIAGISFVGSAYDVLKVRHFIKERNARLFVVAKIERPDAVRNFDEILSAADGVMIARGDLGVEMPIEKLPILQKKLIEKAVMAGKPAIVATQMLESMTTEKLPTRAEVTDVANAILDGADAVMLSEETAVGKYPVDAVRMMARIARATEGYRESFGNVRMLEWKEKIPKKGTIKDAITRSIIEALQVIDARYILTPTRSGYTARLISRFRPKQWILAFTRDEKVANSLMLSYGVYPFVVESDDEAEILQVIKGLGLAREEDTVLLTKGAPVGKTVGTNTIRIFQVP is encoded by the coding sequence ATGCGACTGCCTTCCCATAAGACAAAGATCATAGCAACGATAGGGCCCGCATCGAACGACAGAAGGACAATAGAGAGCCTGATCAAAGCAGGAATGAGCGTTGCGAGGCTGAACTTCTCCCACGGGACTTTCGAGGAACATGAAAAGGTCATAAAAAGAATTAGAGAGGCCTCCAAGAAGCTCGGCCGCAGGGTTGCAATACTCGGTGATCTGCCCGGCGTTAAGATTCGCGTCGGCAAACTCTTAGAGGGCAAGGTCGAGCTGAGGCGGAACCAGACGGTGACGCTAACCGTTGAGGACGTGGAGGGAATGGAGGGCATAATTCCAGTGGAGTTCAAGGACTTTCCAAAGCTTGTTTCCCCAGGCGATACTATCTACCTCAGCGACGGTTTCATTGTTCTGAGGGTCGTTAAGGTCACCGAAAAGGAGGTTATCTGTAAGGTAGTTGTGGGAGGGACGCTGTACTCCCATAAGGGCATAAACGTTCCAAACGCCAGAATCCCACTGGAGGCCGTAACCGAGAGGGACTTCGAGATACTTGAGTTCATGATCGAGAACGACGTTGACATTGCAGGCATAAGTTTCGTCGGTTCGGCATATGATGTCCTCAAAGTCAGGCATTTCATAAAGGAGCGCAACGCCCGGCTTTTCGTCGTGGCCAAGATAGAGCGGCCCGACGCGGTTAGGAACTTTGATGAGATATTGAGTGCCGCCGATGGGGTGATGATTGCCAGGGGAGACCTCGGCGTTGAGATGCCGATAGAGAAGCTCCCAATACTTCAGAAGAAGCTCATAGAAAAGGCCGTCATGGCCGGAAAGCCCGCGATAGTGGCTACGCAGATGCTGGAGAGCATGACCACAGAGAAACTGCCGACCCGTGCAGAGGTTACGGACGTCGCCAACGCCATCCTGGACGGCGCCGATGCGGTGATGCTCTCGGAGGAAACTGCAGTGGGCAAGTACCCCGTTGACGCCGTGAGGATGATGGCGAGGATTGCACGGGCGACGGAAGGCTACCGTGAGAGCTTTGGCAACGTGAGGATGCTGGAGTGGAAGGAGAAGATACCGAAGAAGGGCACGATAAAGGACGCCATAACGCGGAGCATAATCGAGGCCCTTCAGGTCATAGACGCGCGCTACATACTGACGCCTACAAGGAGCGGCTACACGGCAAGGCTTATCTCGCGCTTCCGGCCCAAGCAGTGGATCCTCGCCTTCACACGGGACGAGAAGGTCGCCAACAGTTTGATGCTCAGCTACGGAGTTTATCCCTTCGTGGTCGAGAGCGACGACGAGGCTGAGATTCTTCAGGTCATAAAGGGCCTCGGTCTGGCAAGGGAAGAGGACACCGTACTGCTGACCAAAGGCGCTCCGGTGGGCAAGACCGTCGGCACGAACACCATAAGGATTTTCCAGGTGCCGTGA